A part of Deltaproteobacteria bacterium genomic DNA contains:
- a CDS encoding polysaccharide deacetylase family protein has product MLSTRYDYSPIVQRSRLVWPGNARVALWLGPNIECFHIDKGIPRINEALPDVQSYSVRDYGARVGVFRMMDVFDRYEMRASVLLNAEVCAQHPAIIEEGNKRSWEWLGHGMNNNTRMNGYGAKKQRKVIRKVRDIITHATGKAPKGWLGPGLAETYDTPDILAAEGFEYVCDWGCDDQPVPMRVKAGRMIVVPYQQGINDISMFVHANHTPAEYYRIVCDQFDTLYREGDKGGRVMCIPLHPYVTGMPFRIGALDRALDYICSHDGVWKTTAGEIAEWYYEHYYEAPGRVDG; this is encoded by the coding sequence ATGCTCAGCACACGCTACGACTACAGTCCGATCGTCCAGCGGTCGCGGTTGGTTTGGCCGGGGAATGCGCGAGTGGCGCTTTGGCTGGGACCCAACATCGAGTGTTTTCACATCGACAAGGGCATCCCGAGGATCAACGAGGCACTGCCGGACGTGCAGTCCTACTCGGTCAGGGACTACGGGGCGCGGGTGGGCGTGTTCCGCATGATGGATGTGTTCGACCGCTATGAGATGCGCGCCAGCGTGCTGCTGAACGCGGAGGTGTGCGCGCAGCACCCGGCCATCATCGAGGAGGGCAACAAGCGCTCCTGGGAGTGGCTCGGCCACGGCATGAACAACAACACGCGCATGAACGGCTACGGCGCCAAGAAGCAGCGCAAGGTCATCCGCAAGGTGCGCGACATCATCACCCACGCCACCGGGAAAGCGCCCAAGGGGTGGCTCGGCCCGGGGCTCGCGGAAACCTACGACACGCCGGACATCCTCGCCGCGGAGGGGTTCGAGTACGTGTGCGACTGGGGCTGCGACGATCAGCCGGTGCCCATGCGCGTGAAGGCCGGGCGCATGATCGTGGTGCCGTACCAGCAGGGCATCAACGATATCTCCATGTTCGTGCACGCCAACCACACGCCGGCGGAGTACTACCGGATCGTGTGCGACCAGTTCGACACGCTCTACCGCGAGGGCGACAAGGGCGGCCGCGTCATGTGCATCCCGCTGCACCCCTACGTGACGGGCATGCCGTTCCGCATCGGCGCGCTGGACCGCGCGCTCGACTACATCTGCTCCCACGACGGCGTGTGGAAGACCACCGCGGGCGAGATCGCCGAGTGGTACTACGAACACTACTACGAGGCGCCGGGACGGGTGGACGGGTAA
- a CDS encoding retropepsin-like aspartic protease produces the protein MIRGSFDHQGRPCVQGWLVLPRLNIQGDVEFLVDTGADSTTIHPFDGQKLGVPFEELLSEILSIGIGGSQPYFLEHAILMFEDDALVRQYSSEVLIGKPSATSSRLPSLLGRSLLSHWRMVYDPTDDLLTMTHRGYVSA, from the coding sequence GTGATCCGGGGAAGCTTCGACCACCAGGGCAGGCCTTGCGTTCAGGGCTGGCTCGTCCTGCCTCGCTTGAACATTCAAGGAGACGTTGAGTTCCTCGTCGACACCGGCGCGGATTCAACCACCATTCATCCATTCGACGGACAGAAGCTTGGCGTGCCCTTCGAAGAGTTGCTGAGCGAGATCCTCTCGATCGGTATTGGAGGCAGCCAGCCGTATTTCCTGGAACATGCCATTCTCATGTTCGAGGACGACGCACTCGTGCGTCAGTATAGTTCCGAGGTCTTGATCGGTAAGCCGTCTGCCACGTCCAGCAGGCTGCCATCACTGCTTGGCAGGTCTCTGCTGAGTCACTGGCGCATGGTGTACGATCCGACGGACGATTTGCTCACCATGACACATCGAGGATACGTCAGCGCGTAA
- a CDS encoding efflux RND transporter periplasmic adaptor subunit, producing the protein MKRILWIIALVLVLLGAGGAGLFWYDPALVESNVGSMRGGLSSLTSRLLPAEEKKNVFPFRLAEVERGEIFSRITTTGTVNPVSSVTVSTQVSGTIKDLPVDVPMRVKRGDLIARLDQDLFRAQLLQAEAKVAKAKANLAKELAGVEMLKSRVAASIAGAKAAFENLEEKHRRNKDLVGRNLISRDQYESIQAEYERAAARYREESARVDEVKVKRAVIAGIRADIQQAEAELEMARVRLNRSVVVAPISGVVIQKTVEAGQTVAASLSSPPLVKIAELEEMKVSAFVDEADIGRVKVGQEVEFSVDSYPRRTFEGKVVRIFPSPLIKDNVVTYDTEIRVPNKDLALKPGMTANVTIILARRQDVLIVPGAALRISGRDIRQLYPDMPRRGGGRRRGPPSAEQRRRWMLEGRGGVWVYRDDKPARARIRFGATDAKNMEIVSGLEVGDQVIVGIRSEAMKRVTNTTSRVRSRILGGL; encoded by the coding sequence ATGAAGCGGATCCTTTGGATCATAGCTCTTGTCCTGGTCCTGTTGGGAGCCGGGGGCGCGGGGCTGTTCTGGTATGACCCGGCGCTGGTGGAGAGCAACGTGGGCTCGATGCGCGGCGGGCTTTCCTCGCTGACGAGCAGGCTCCTTCCGGCGGAAGAGAAGAAGAACGTCTTTCCTTTCCGGCTGGCGGAGGTCGAGAGGGGCGAGATCTTCTCCCGCATCACCACGACCGGCACGGTGAACCCGGTGTCGTCGGTGACCGTCTCCACCCAGGTGTCCGGCACCATCAAGGATCTCCCGGTGGACGTGCCCATGCGCGTCAAGAGGGGCGACCTGATCGCGCGGCTGGACCAGGACCTGTTCCGGGCGCAGTTGCTCCAGGCGGAAGCCAAGGTGGCGAAGGCCAAGGCCAATCTCGCCAAGGAGCTGGCGGGCGTCGAAATGCTGAAATCCCGGGTGGCGGCGAGCATCGCGGGGGCGAAGGCGGCGTTCGAGAACCTGGAGGAGAAGCACCGGCGCAACAAGGACCTCGTGGGCCGCAACCTGATCTCGCGGGACCAGTACGAGTCCATCCAGGCGGAATACGAACGCGCCGCGGCGCGCTACCGGGAGGAGTCGGCCCGGGTGGACGAGGTCAAGGTCAAGCGGGCGGTCATCGCGGGCATCCGCGCGGACATCCAGCAGGCGGAGGCCGAGTTGGAGATGGCGCGGGTGCGGCTCAACCGCAGCGTCGTCGTCGCGCCCATCTCCGGCGTCGTTATCCAGAAGACCGTGGAAGCCGGGCAGACGGTGGCCGCGAGCCTGTCGTCACCGCCGCTGGTGAAGATCGCCGAGCTGGAGGAAATGAAGGTCTCCGCCTTTGTCGACGAGGCGGACATCGGCAGGGTGAAGGTCGGACAGGAGGTGGAGTTCTCGGTGGACTCGTACCCGCGGCGCACCTTCGAGGGCAAGGTGGTGCGCATCTTCCCGTCGCCGCTGATCAAGGACAACGTCGTCACCTACGACACCGAGATCCGGGTGCCCAACAAGGACCTGGCCCTCAAGCCAGGCATGACGGCCAACGTCACCATCATCCTCGCCCGGCGGCAGGACGTGCTCATCGTTCCCGGGGCCGCCTTGCGGATCAGCGGACGGGACATCCGTCAACTCTACCCCGACATGCCCAGGCGGGGGGGTGGGCGGCGGCGCGGCCCGCCCAGCGCCGAGCAGAGGCGCCGGTGGATGCTGGAGGGCCGCGGCGGCGTGTGGGTCTATCGGGACGACAAGCCGGCGCGGGCGCGCATCCGTTTCGGCGCCACCGACGCCAAGAACATGGAGATCGTCTCGGGTCTCGAAGTCGGCGACCAGGTCATCGTGGGGATCCGCTCCGAAGCCATGAAACGCGTCACCAACACCACGTCACGGGTGCGCTCGCGCATCCTCGGAGGTCTCTGA
- a CDS encoding glutathione S-transferase family protein, producing the protein MLKLYHWWSSTCSRRVRIALAAKQLSWESVYVNLAKFENLEPWYVELNPNGVVPTLVHDDRIVIESNFILEYLDDVWPEVPMRPEDPVERARMRIWMDRFEHELHRNVNIISFIKQGRMKRYEHLSEEEREAAVMQQPTEPKRALLRDRLRNGISEEQMAYAEARLAEILDDVEQALQDRPWLTGERMSLADCSIAPFIERFEANKLERLVDWNTRPALGAWWARMQATEAYQTAHSFKAPA; encoded by the coding sequence ATGCTGAAGCTCTACCATTGGTGGAGTTCCACGTGCTCGCGTCGCGTACGCATCGCCCTGGCGGCGAAACAACTCTCCTGGGAGAGCGTCTACGTCAACCTGGCGAAGTTCGAGAACCTGGAGCCTTGGTACGTGGAGCTGAACCCCAACGGCGTGGTGCCGACGCTGGTGCACGACGACCGCATCGTCATCGAGTCCAATTTCATCCTGGAATATCTCGACGACGTCTGGCCCGAGGTACCCATGCGGCCGGAAGACCCGGTTGAGCGGGCGCGGATGCGCATCTGGATGGACCGCTTCGAGCACGAGCTGCACCGCAACGTCAACATCATCTCTTTCATCAAACAGGGCCGCATGAAGCGCTACGAGCACCTGTCCGAGGAAGAGCGCGAGGCCGCGGTCATGCAGCAACCCACCGAGCCGAAGCGGGCGCTCTTGAGAGATCGCCTCCGGAACGGCATTTCCGAGGAGCAGATGGCGTACGCGGAGGCGCGTCTCGCCGAGATCCTGGACGACGTGGAGCAGGCGCTGCAGGACCGCCCCTGGCTCACCGGGGAGCGCATGTCGCTGGCGGACTGCTCCATCGCGCCGTTCATCGAACGCTTCGAGGCCAACAAGCTGGAACGGCTGGTGGATTGGAACACGCGTCCGGCATTGGGCGCGTGGTGGGCGCGGATGCAGGCCACCGAGGCCTATCAGACGGCCCATTCCTTCAAGGCGCCCGCGTAG
- a CDS encoding ABC transporter permease yields MDRSPVIEVDGVTKVYDLGEQKVEALKGVSLTIFQGEIVALMGPSGSGKSTFMNLLGFLDRPSTGNYRLNGEDVGALSSDDMAWVRNHEIGFVFQNYNLLARTTSVENAELPALYNGTSSAAGRRKAREVLALVGLSERETHRPTQLSGGQQQRVAIARALLNDPRIILADEPTGNLDTRTGAEIIELFKTLNREKGITIVFVTHDPEVASHGQRIIHFKDGLVEREEAGGKAGFGAVTASPEEDAGASGEGVGAGAANDVLDLGDSGNGNGVSDGEDARNGSGARNGNGGDNGNGGGRRRRGLGAGVRANVRIALRAIRVNKLRSALTMLGVIIGVGAVIAMVAIGEGAKARVAKQMERLGSNRVSVYAGAVTRGGRRVRGARITTLTEADAKAILAEVPGVVRVAPHVRGSAQVVYGNKNWHPGFTGTTPDYLEIMNWGVDSGSNFTEDDMLLNRKVALIGQTVAKELFGDEYPLGQTIRLKHVPFEVVGVLKERGTSSFAGDLDDVVIVPLRTAQRKLLGIRYVRGIEVSAESKQATSDVQDGITALLRVRHKITGTKLDDFRVRNRTDIVEAANEAANTLGYLLAGIAGVALIVGGIGIMNIMLVSVTERTREIGVRLAVGARRRDIRRQFLTEAMVLSLLGGAVGILAGAAASLGLSYMGGWQIVISPGSILLAFAFAAAIGVFFGFQPANRAARLNPIEALRYE; encoded by the coding sequence GTGGACCGGTCGCCCGTCATCGAAGTGGACGGCGTCACCAAGGTCTACGATCTTGGGGAGCAGAAAGTGGAGGCCCTGAAGGGCGTGTCGCTGACGATCTTCCAGGGAGAGATCGTGGCGCTCATGGGGCCTTCCGGCTCGGGCAAGTCCACCTTCATGAACCTCCTGGGTTTTCTGGACCGGCCGAGCACGGGCAACTATCGCTTGAACGGCGAGGACGTCGGCGCCCTTTCATCCGACGACATGGCGTGGGTGCGCAACCACGAGATCGGTTTCGTCTTCCAGAACTACAACCTCCTGGCTCGCACCACCTCCGTCGAGAACGCCGAGTTGCCGGCTCTCTACAACGGTACGTCGTCCGCGGCGGGACGGCGCAAGGCGCGGGAGGTGCTCGCGCTGGTGGGTCTGAGCGAACGGGAAACGCACCGGCCCACGCAGTTGTCCGGCGGCCAGCAGCAGCGGGTGGCCATCGCCCGGGCGTTGCTCAACGATCCCCGGATCATCCTGGCGGACGAGCCCACAGGGAACCTCGACACCCGCACCGGCGCGGAGATCATCGAGCTCTTCAAGACGCTCAACCGGGAAAAGGGCATCACCATCGTCTTCGTCACCCATGACCCCGAAGTGGCGTCCCACGGGCAGCGCATCATCCACTTCAAGGATGGCCTCGTGGAACGGGAGGAGGCGGGAGGCAAGGCGGGGTTCGGCGCGGTGACGGCGTCGCCGGAGGAGGATGCCGGGGCTTCGGGCGAGGGCGTTGGAGCCGGCGCGGCCAACGACGTCCTTGACCTCGGCGACTCCGGCAACGGTAACGGTGTCTCCGATGGTGAAGACGCCCGCAACGGCAGCGGCGCCCGCAACGGTAACGGCGGCGACAACGGCAACGGCGGGGGTCGCCGTCGCCGGGGTTTGGGCGCCGGCGTGCGCGCCAACGTGCGCATCGCGTTGCGCGCCATCCGGGTGAACAAGCTCCGCTCGGCCTTGACCATGCTGGGCGTCATCATCGGGGTCGGCGCGGTCATCGCCATGGTGGCCATCGGCGAGGGGGCCAAGGCCAGGGTCGCCAAGCAGATGGAGCGCCTCGGCAGCAACCGCGTGTCGGTCTATGCCGGCGCGGTGACCCGTGGCGGCCGCCGTGTGCGGGGCGCACGGATCACGACGCTCACCGAGGCGGACGCCAAGGCCATCCTCGCGGAGGTGCCGGGAGTGGTCCGGGTGGCGCCCCATGTCCGGGGCTCGGCGCAAGTGGTCTACGGCAACAAGAACTGGCATCCGGGCTTCACCGGGACCACCCCCGATTACCTCGAGATCATGAACTGGGGTGTTGATTCCGGCTCCAACTTCACCGAAGACGACATGCTCCTGAACCGCAAGGTGGCCCTGATCGGGCAGACCGTCGCCAAGGAGCTCTTCGGCGACGAGTATCCGTTGGGTCAGACCATACGGCTCAAGCACGTTCCGTTCGAGGTGGTGGGGGTGCTGAAGGAACGAGGGACGTCTTCGTTCGCCGGCGACCTCGACGACGTGGTCATCGTGCCCCTGCGGACGGCGCAACGAAAGCTCCTGGGAATCCGGTACGTGCGCGGCATCGAGGTGAGCGCCGAGAGCAAGCAGGCCACCTCCGACGTGCAGGACGGCATCACCGCGCTGCTGCGGGTGCGCCACAAGATCACCGGCACCAAGCTGGACGACTTCCGGGTGCGCAACCGTACCGACATCGTCGAGGCGGCCAACGAGGCCGCCAACACGCTGGGCTACCTGCTGGCGGGCATCGCCGGCGTGGCGCTCATCGTGGGCGGTATCGGCATCATGAACATCATGCTGGTCTCGGTGACCGAGCGCACTCGGGAGATCGGCGTGCGGTTGGCCGTCGGAGCGAGGCGGCGGGACATCCGCCGCCAGTTCCTCACCGAGGCCATGGTGCTGAGTCTCCTGGGCGGCGCCGTGGGCATTCTCGCCGGCGCCGCTGCTTCGTTGGGGCTCTCCTACATGGGCGGTTGGCAGATCGTCATCTCGCCCGGCTCCATCCTGCTGGCGTTCGCCTTCGCCGCCGCCATCGGCGTGTTTTTCGGTTTTCAACCCGCCAACCGGGCCGCGCGCCTCAATCCCATCGAAGCGCTGCGCTACGAGTGA